From Candidatus Neomarinimicrobiota bacterium, the proteins below share one genomic window:
- the galE gene encoding UDP-glucose 4-epimerase GalE, producing MQVLVTGGAGYIGSHTCVELLNKDYDVIVVDNLSNSKRESLARVEKIAGKKLVFYPIDLRDKEALLKIFQTHAIESVIHFAGLKAVGESVEKPLLYYENNIHGTLTLCQVMMERGVKSIVFSSSATVYGDPAQVPIREDFPLQATNPYGRTKLMIEEILRDVQISDPSWRIALLRYFNPVGAHPSGLIGEDPKGIPNNLMPYIAQVAVGKLKELQVFGNDYPTPDGTGVRDYIHVVDLAKGHLQALKKLRQDPGVYTYNLGTGRGYSVLEMIKAFEKASGKSIPYKITKRRPGDIARCYADPSLALKELDWKTEKTLEDMTADTWRWQMKNPDGY from the coding sequence ATGCAAGTACTTGTCACCGGCGGGGCCGGATATATCGGAAGTCATACCTGTGTTGAGCTCCTCAACAAAGATTATGACGTAATTGTGGTGGATAACCTTTCAAACAGCAAACGGGAATCTCTTGCCCGGGTGGAAAAAATTGCCGGTAAAAAACTGGTCTTTTATCCGATAGATTTACGGGATAAAGAGGCTTTATTAAAAATCTTTCAAACGCATGCCATTGAAAGTGTGATTCATTTTGCAGGACTCAAGGCTGTAGGTGAATCTGTGGAAAAACCACTTCTCTATTATGAAAACAACATCCATGGAACCCTCACCTTATGTCAGGTGATGATGGAACGCGGGGTAAAATCCATCGTTTTCAGTTCTTCTGCAACAGTCTACGGAGATCCGGCACAAGTGCCGATCCGGGAGGATTTTCCGCTGCAGGCCACCAACCCTTACGGGCGGACTAAACTGATGATAGAGGAGATACTCCGGGATGTACAGATTTCCGATCCTTCCTGGCGAATTGCTCTGCTCCGGTATTTTAATCCCGTTGGAGCCCATCCCAGCGGTCTGATAGGTGAAGATCCGAAAGGGATTCCCAACAACCTGATGCCCTACATTGCCCAGGTGGCTGTGGGAAAACTGAAAGAATTGCAGGTATTCGGCAACGACTACCCCACACCGGACGGGACAGGGGTCCGGGATTATATTCATGTGGTAGATCTGGCGAAGGGACACCTGCAGGCATTAAAAAAGCTCCGTCAGGACCCGGGAGTATATACATACAATCTGGGCACCGGCCGGGGATACAGTGTACTTGAAATGATCAAAGCCTTTGAAAAGGCCAGTGGAAAATCCATTCCCTACAAGATCACCAAACGCCGCCCCGGTGATATCGCCCGTTGTTACGCCGATCCCTCACTTGCACTGAAAGAGTTGGATTGGAAAACAGAAAAAACGCTGGAAGATATGACAGCGGATACGTGGCGATGGCAGATGAAAAATCCCGATGGATATTGA
- a CDS encoding type IV pilus twitching motility protein PilT yields the protein MATEIYTLLKFAVDNGASDLHLCVGSPPIVRVDGDMLRTNLDPMDSTTIHSLVYDVMSDEQRKLFETNWEIDFSREFKGIGRFRVNVYRDINGEAAVFRMIPTKVLSFKELGLPDVLLNIASQDKGLVLVTGPTGSGKSTTLATIIDFINKKYKKHIITVEDPVEFVHVSDESLVNQREVGFNTKSFAAALRSALREDPDVILVGEMRDLETTSLAITAAETGHLVFGTLHTNNAAKTIDRVIDQYPATQQAQIRSMLSESLLAVVSQVLLKHASGRGRVAAFEIMIGTSGIRNLIRESKVFQIPSAIQTGSNVGMVSLDQSLVRLAEAGKIDTNIAIQSATNPGYVKKNLGLE from the coding sequence ATGGCGACGGAAATCTATACACTCTTAAAATTTGCAGTCGATAACGGAGCATCGGACCTTCATCTTTGTGTGGGTTCGCCCCCCATTGTCCGGGTGGACGGCGATATGCTCCGGACCAATCTGGATCCTATGGACAGTACCACGATTCATTCCCTTGTCTACGATGTGATGAGTGATGAACAACGGAAACTCTTTGAAACAAACTGGGAAATCGATTTCTCCCGGGAATTCAAAGGCATCGGACGGTTCAGGGTGAATGTCTACAGGGATATCAACGGCGAAGCGGCTGTTTTCCGGATGATCCCCACAAAGGTTTTAAGCTTTAAAGAACTGGGACTCCCGGATGTTCTTCTCAATATTGCATCCCAGGATAAAGGCCTTGTGCTGGTCACCGGTCCTACAGGGAGTGGAAAATCCACAACTCTGGCTACGATCATTGATTTTATTAATAAAAAGTATAAAAAACATATTATTACGGTTGAAGATCCCGTAGAGTTTGTCCATGTATCCGATGAATCACTGGTGAATCAGCGGGAAGTCGGATTCAACACCAAATCCTTTGCGGCAGCTTTGAGGAGCGCCCTCCGTGAAGATCCCGATGTGATTCTGGTTGGGGAGATGAGGGATCTGGAAACCACCAGTCTGGCCATCACCGCGGCAGAAACAGGTCACCTGGTGTTTGGAACGCTTCACACCAATAACGCCGCAAAGACCATCGACCGGGTCATCGACCAGTATCCGGCCACACAGCAGGCACAAATCCGCTCCATGTTATCGGAATCCCTCCTGGCCGTTGTCTCACAGGTTTTACTGAAACATGCCTCCGGCCGGGGTCGGGTAGCTGCCTTTGAGATTATGATCGGAACCAGCGGAATCCGGAATCTGATCCGGGAAAGCAAGGTGTTTCAGATTCCTTCGGCCATTCAAACCGGCTCCAATGTGGGGATGGTGTCTCTCGACCAGTCCCTGGTCCGGCTGGCGGAAGCCGGTAAAATCGATACCAATATCGCCATCCAGAGCGCGACCAATCCCGGTTATGTGAAGAAAAATCTGGGCTTAGAATAA
- the pilU gene encoding type IV pilus ATPase PilU: MYSIEDFLNVMIQAKASDLYLTIGAYPMLRIEGKLIPLEKEKINMDALKTLMKEMLSENDIQKVRNQKELDFIVSKPGMGRFRGNAFYQRNSIGFVLRKIVTQIPTLDELKMPAVLKDLIMRKKGLILVVGATGSGKSTTMAAMIDHRNSQTTGHILTVEDPIEFIHNHKKSIVNQREVGIDTPDFNSALKYALRQAPDLILIGEIRDRETMSAALNFSETGHLVLGTLHANNAYQTLERIMGFYPPEYHDMIRLQMSLNLQAIIGQRLVPTVKGARTAVMELLLDSARVRDLIHNGEIEMIRSTIEASTHEGMMTFDQSLYQKHMDGLISMEDAIRFADRPNDLRLKIRLNSQTNDTDEKKIGITQ, encoded by the coding sequence ATGTATTCCATTGAAGATTTTCTGAATGTGATGATCCAGGCAAAAGCCTCGGATCTTTACCTGACCATCGGTGCCTATCCCATGCTCCGCATCGAAGGAAAATTAATCCCCCTGGAAAAAGAAAAAATCAACATGGATGCTCTGAAAACCCTGATGAAGGAAATGCTGTCCGAAAATGACATCCAGAAAGTCCGGAATCAGAAAGAACTGGATTTTATTGTCAGCAAACCGGGCATGGGCCGATTCAGGGGGAATGCCTTCTATCAGCGGAATTCCATCGGCTTCGTCCTCCGGAAGATTGTAACCCAGATTCCCACCCTGGATGAACTGAAGATGCCGGCGGTGCTGAAAGATCTGATCATGCGGAAAAAGGGACTCATCCTCGTGGTAGGTGCCACTGGTTCAGGGAAAAGCACCACCATGGCGGCGATGATCGATCACCGCAACAGCCAGACGACCGGACATATCCTCACGGTGGAAGATCCCATTGAATTTATCCATAACCATAAAAAAAGCATTGTCAATCAGCGGGAGGTGGGGATTGATACCCCTGATTTCAATTCCGCTTTAAAATATGCCCTCCGCCAGGCGCCGGATCTGATTCTTATCGGAGAGATCCGGGACCGTGAAACCATGAGTGCCGCCCTGAATTTTTCAGAAACCGGTCACCTGGTACTGGGTACCCTCCATGCCAATAATGCATACCAGACCCTGGAACGGATCATGGGTTTTTATCCCCCCGAATATCACGATATGATCCGCCTGCAAATGAGCTTGAATCTACAGGCAATCATCGGTCAAAGGCTGGTGCCTACGGTGAAAGGCGCAAGGACAGCTGTCATGGAACTCTTACTGGATTCCGCCCGGGTCCGGGATCTCATCCACAATGGTGAAATCGAAATGATCCGTTCCACCATTGAAGCCAGCACCCATGAAGGGATGATGACCTTTGATCAAAGCCTGTATCAGAAACACATGGACGGCCTTATTTCCATGGAGGATGCCATTCGTTTTGCAGACCGGCCCAATGATCTGAGACTGAAAATCAGACTCAACAGCCAGACGAACGACACGGATGAAAAAAAGATTGGAATCACCCAATAG